A single genomic interval of Plodia interpunctella isolate USDA-ARS_2022_Savannah chromosome 14, ilPloInte3.2, whole genome shotgun sequence harbors:
- the eEF5 gene encoding eukaryotic translation initiation factor 5A isoform X1, which produces MCGVLSILRTPLPEVSVIGATQAQIDLSVEEPVGHISLLTVVNQYTTKMGDIEDTHFETGDSGASATFPMQCSALRKNGFVMLKGRPCKIVEMSTSKTGKHGHAKVHLVGIDIFNGKKYEDICPSTHNMDVPHVKREDYQLTDISDDGYLTLMADNGDLREDLKIPDGDLGTQLRSDFDSGKELLCTVLKSCGEECVIAVKANTALDK; this is translated from the exons ATGTGCGGCGTTTTATCTATTTTGCGAACCCCATTGCCGGAAGTGAGTGTTATAGGTGCTACGCAGGCGCAAATTGACCTTTCGGTTGAAGAACCCGTCGGTCACAT ATCACTCCTGACCGTAGTTAATCAGTACACCACCAAAATGGGAGATATCGAGGACACACATTTCGAGACTGGGGACTCCGGGGCTTCGGCTACCTTCCCAATGCAATGTTCTGCTTTGCGCAAGAACGGCTTCGTCATGCTCAAGGGTCGCCCGTGCAAGATTGTCGAGATGTCCACTTCTAAGACTGGCAAGCACGGACACGCTAAGGTTCACTTGGTTGGCATAGACATATTTAACGGAAAAAA ATACGAAGATATCTGCCCCTCCACCCACAACATGGACGTTCCCCACGTGAAGCGTGAAGACTACCAACTCACGGACATATCTGACGACGGCTACCTGACCCTGATGGCTGACAACGGTGACCTCCGTGAAGACCTGAAGATCCCTGATGGTGACCTTGGCACCCAGCTCCGCTCCGACTTTGACAGCGGCAAGGAGTTATTG tgcACCGTTTTGAAATCTTGCGGCGAGGAGTGTGTGATCGCGGTGAAGGCAAACACGGCTCTTGACAAATAA
- the eEF5 gene encoding eukaryotic translation initiation factor 5A isoform X2, protein MGDIEDTHFETGDSGASATFPMQCSALRKNGFVMLKGRPCKIVEMSTSKTGKHGHAKVHLVGIDIFNGKKYEDICPSTHNMDVPHVKREDYQLTDISDDGYLTLMADNGDLREDLKIPDGDLGTQLRSDFDSGKELLCTVLKSCGEECVIAVKANTALDK, encoded by the exons ATGGGAGATATCGAGGACACACATTTCGAGACTGGGGACTCCGGGGCTTCGGCTACCTTCCCAATGCAATGTTCTGCTTTGCGCAAGAACGGCTTCGTCATGCTCAAGGGTCGCCCGTGCAAGATTGTCGAGATGTCCACTTCTAAGACTGGCAAGCACGGACACGCTAAGGTTCACTTGGTTGGCATAGACATATTTAACGGAAAAAA ATACGAAGATATCTGCCCCTCCACCCACAACATGGACGTTCCCCACGTGAAGCGTGAAGACTACCAACTCACGGACATATCTGACGACGGCTACCTGACCCTGATGGCTGACAACGGTGACCTCCGTGAAGACCTGAAGATCCCTGATGGTGACCTTGGCACCCAGCTCCGCTCCGACTTTGACAGCGGCAAGGAGTTATTG tgcACCGTTTTGAAATCTTGCGGCGAGGAGTGTGTGATCGCGGTGAAGGCAAACACGGCTCTTGACAAATAA
- the LOC128675127 gene encoding uncharacterized protein LOC128675127, protein MSDDEVVIINDGIENDSDIEIVDISKETSTELKSPKDGTIIIDDENVQNENDVIEIIDIDRDANDKCVKEYLNKVCSENKMLGEFIEKCLDIENTSGMLRVIHRTFLPLYFKLDDTYRENDFKKLIDMTTRALEVNPLRKFSHLKNVCEVMKCFAKDRKKVNFVTLTTDIKAKPSPRKPQKRKHKTSVSKKNNKKVKRKTKEVIVVEDVDESATNTSIDNETPANNNSMETSDVVILDELELPNNSNKENNICSNNNEMSTQDSNSEVNTSEFLVPHKSEEYIMREKKALRIKYIEKQIEWYKAKIDVLEQQEVDWDSFNSPYVVSEELKSMIVKLYEELCTLTGCEAVKKREVRFTAVEGRPQLPVKLLEEFINENISSDGHPHFPDFTEVVKCVTKANADAKLGWSQPQIMAEARNLFTYCGQALQENRKKREWRYLLSRINSQLDTDPAENDPILMQRLEVNRRIAVKKEADLLDKYVELEQITNSNSQITPFRVAQGASDDEDNNELETQTTNKEITTLNHNFNNLTNCNNETGNKQCRPEIITSKSIVYGNHRTNTDDMHETNILDQKNNVESNETLNAPKFIEISVPAINTAENEKSADAAALENKQNDKRMIEVYVENNKPPEVKLINVSSIDTNESSLPLETKETRIETGIKELVQIEAVFDSAGNDKVIDDDCTMNTGNIVIKDVYSIETKQEVTSLQNNDWDKDNSDVANRIIEKNMQEYSNNQGEYTEENENISVNKDIVPVTVLNTINCDTEKSNAFTTLEKNVHKDYNNHTNQGKFAVETAQNNETTSCDHVNSDVNNDILQTVKVESSDVLNHMQKFGDSFSATIFDIEDPFLVIEISDSSDDSDCDMEVLDM, encoded by the exons atgagtGATGATGAAGTAGTGATCATCAATGATGGTATAGAAAATGATTCg gATATAGAAATCGTTGATATTTCTAAAGAAACCAGTACAGAATTGAAATCACCCAAGGATGGGACCATTATTATAGATGatgaaaatgtacaaaatgaaaatgatgtCATTGAAATTATTGACATAGACCGGGATGCAAATGATAAATGTGTCAAAGAATATTTGAACAAAGTATGCTCTGAGAACAAAATGCTTGGagaatttattgaaaagtGCCTGGATATAGAAAACACTAGTGGAATGTTGCGAGTAATACATAGGACATTTTTGccattatatttcaaattggaTGACACATACAgagaaaatgattttaaaaaactaatagaTATGACAACACGAGCTTTGGAAGTGAATCCATTGAGAAAATTTTCACATCTTAAGAATGTGTGTGAGGTAATGAAATGCTTTGCCAAAGATAGGAAGAAAGTCAATTTTGTAACACTGACAACAGATATCAAAG CCAAACCTAGTCCACGAAAGCCTCAGAAACGGAAACACAAAACATCAgtgagtaaaaaaaacaacaaaaaagtgaaaagaaaaacaaaagaagtaATTGTAGTTGAAGATGTTGACGAATCTGCAACTAACACAAGTATAGATAATGAAACACCagcaaataataattcaatggAAACTTCAGACGTTGTAATTTTAGATGAATTAGAACTTccaaataatagtaataaggaaaataatatttgcagcaataataatgaaatgtcaACACAGGACTCGAATTCTGAAGTGAATACTAGTGAGTTTTTAGTTCCTCATAAATCTGAAGAATACATAATGAGGGAAAAGAAGGCTCTAAggattaaatatattgaaaaacagATTGAGTGGTACAAGGCAAAAATTGATGTTTTGGAACAACAAGAAGTGGATTGGGATTCTTTTAATTCCCCTTATGTAGTATCTGAAGA gttAAAGTCAATGATTGTCAAACTATACGAGGAGCTATGCACGCTAACTGGGTGCGAAGCAGTCAAGAAACGAGAAGTCAGATTTACAGCGGTCGAGGGGCGCCCACAGCTGCCCGTGAAGTTGCTGGAAGAATTcataaatgaaaacattaGCAGTGACGGTCACCCACACTTCCCGGATttcactgaggtcgtcaagtgCGTTACTAAAGCTAATGCGGATGCTAAATTGGGGTGGTCGCAACCACAGATCATGGCTgaag CGAGAAATTTATTCACATACTGCGGCCAGGCGTTGCAGGAGAATCGCAAGAAGCGCGAATGGCGATACTTACTCAGTCGAATCAACTCTCAACTTGATACTGATCCTGCTGAGAATGACCCGATCCTGATGCAACGTTTGGAGGTAAACCGACGCATTGCTGTGAAGAAGGAAGCTGATCTTTTGGACAA ATATGTTGAATTGGAACAGATTACTAACAGTAACAGCCAAATTACTCCGTTTAGAGTTGCTCAAGGCGCATCTGATGATGAAGATAACAACGAATTAGAAACTCAAACAACTAATAAAGAAATCACTactttaaatcataatttcaaCAATTTGACTAATTGCAATAATGAAACTGGTAACAAACAGTGTAGGCCGGAGATTATTACTTCTAAAAGTATAGTATATGGCAATCATAGAACTAATACTGATGATATGCATGAAACCAATATTCTAGACCAGAAAAATAACGTTGAATCCAACGAAACGCTTAATGCCCcaaaatttatagaaatatctGTGCCTGCCATTAATACAGCTGAGAATGAAAAGAGTGCTGATGCAGCTGCcttagaaaataaacaaaatgacaaaAGAATGATAGAAgtttatgttgaaaataataaacccCCAGAAGTCAAACTAATTAATGTTTCTAGTATCGATACTAATGAAAGTAGTTTACCCCTAGAAACCAAAGAGACCAGAATTGAAACTGGAATTAAAGAATTAGTTCAAATAGAAGCTGTATTTGATTCAGCTGGGAATGACAAGGTAATTGATGATGACTGTACTATGAATACAGGAAATATAGTCATAAAAGATGTTTATTCAATTGAAACTAAACAAGAAGTTACTAGTTTACAGAATAATGACTGGGACAAAGATAATTCTGATGTAGCAAAtagaataatagaaaaaaatatgcaagaATATTCTAATAATCAAGGAGAATATACtgaagaaaatgaaaacataaGTGTCAATAAAGATATCGTTCCTGTTACCgttttaaatactattaacTGCGACACAGAGAAATCGAATGCCTTCACTACATTAGAGAAAAATGTACACAAAGATTACAACAATCATACAAATCAAGGAAAATTTGCAGTTGAAACGGctcaaaataatgaaactacATCGTGCGATCATGTAAACTCAGATGTTAATAACGATATACTACAAACTGTTAAAGTGGAATCTTCAGATGTCTTAAACCATATGCAAAAATTCGGAGATTCGTTTTCGGCTACTATTTTTGATATAGAAGATCCATTTCTAGTGATCGAGATATCAGATAGTTCAGATGATTCAGATTGTGATATGGAGGTCTTAgatatgtaa
- the cpb gene encoding F-actin-capping protein subunit beta — MTEQQMDCALDLMRRLPPQQIEKNLTDLIDLVPSLCEDLLSSVDQPLKIAQDRSTGKDYLLCDYNRDGDSYRSPWSNTYDPPLEDGSMPSEKLRKLEIEANYAFDQYREMYFEGGVSSVYLWDMDHGFAGVILIKKAGDGSQKIKGCWDSIHVVEVVEKSSGRNAHYKLTSTAMLWLQTNKEGSGTMNLGGSLTRQAEQDSPVSEVTPHIINIGRMVEDMENKIRNTLNDIYFGKTKDIVNGLRSAVPAHVTQRTAALQHDLAVALQRRHVARID, encoded by the exons atg ACTGAACAACAGATGGATTGCGCTTTGGATTTAATGAGGAGGCTTCCGCCCCAACAAATTGAGAAGAATTTAACAGATTTGATCGATTTAGTCCCAAGTTTGTGCGAAGATCTCTTGTCGTCCGTCGACCAGCCGTTGAAGATCGCTCAAGATCGCAGCACTGGGAAGGATTACTTGTTATGTGATTATAATCGAGACGGTGATTCGTACAGATCGCCTTGGTCAAATACGTACGATCCACCATTGGAGGATGGGTCAATGCCGTCTGAAAAATTGAGGAAGCTTGAGATAGAAGCTAACTATGCCTTCGATCAGTACAGAGAAATGTATTTTGAGGGAGGCGTGAGCTCTGTTTATCTGTGGGACATGGACCATGGCTTTGCag gagtaatattaataaagaaagcCGGAGATGGGTCCCAGAAGATCAAAGGGTGCTGGGACTCCATCCACGTCGTAGAGGTAGTTGAGAAGAGTTCGGGCCGCAATGCCCACTACAAGTTGACGTCCACGGCGATGCTGTGGCTTCAGACTAACAAGGAAGGCAGTGGTACTATGAATCTTGGGGGAAGCTTGACTAGACAG GCTGAGCAGGACTCGCCTGTGAGCGAGGTGACCCCTCACATCATCAACATCGGCCGCATGGTCGAGGACATGGAGAACAAGATTAGGAACACCCTTAATGACATCTACTTTg GCAAGACCAAAGACATAGTGAACGGGCTGCGGTCGGCGGTGCCCGCGCACGTGACGCAGCGCACGGCCGCGCTGCAGCACGACCTCGCCGTCGCGCTGCAGCGGCGTCACGTCGCGCGGATCGACTGA